The sequence GGTTTTGCTGTAACAAAACCTTAATTTTGCGATAAGTTAAGATAGTGAGATGATAGAACTACCCGTAATATCCGAAGAATCCAAAAAGCGGAAAAAGCCCGACTGGTTAAGAGTAAAGCTCCCCGTTGGAAAAGAATATGCCAAAGTCAGGAAATTAGTCGACGAACATAAACTCCACACCATTTGTGAAAGCGGCAACTGTCCCAACATGGGCGAATGCTGGGGTGCCGGCACAGCAACTTTCATGATCCTAGGCAATGTATGTACACGTTCCTGCTCATTCTGTGCCGTAGCCACCGGAAGACCTCCAGAATACGATACCGATGAGCCTCGAAGAGTAGCAGAGGCCATTAAGTTAATGGGGGTAAAACACGCCGTACTTACTTCTGTCAACCGTGATGAGCTCAAAGATAGGGGTGCAGAAATTTGGTACCAAACGGTCATCGAGACCAAAAAGCTATCACCAGAAACGACCATTGAAACGCTTATTCCAGACGTAAAATCCAATTGGGACGCGCTGTACCGTATGATTGATGGCGGTCAGGAAGTGGTTTCCCATAATATGGAAACCGTCGAAAGCCTTTACAGAAGGGTTCGCCCCCAAGCCAAATACTGGCGATCACTGGAGCAGATCAAGCTTACAAAAGAATATGGTAAAAGAACCAAAACAGGCATCATGCTGGGTCTTGGTGAAACCAAAGAGCAAGTCTACAAGGCCATGGATGACCTGGTCGAGCATGGCTGTGATATCCTGACGCTTGGACAATACCTCCAACCAACAAAAATGCACATCGAGGTGGCTGAATTCATCCATCCTGACCTTTTTGACCATTACCGTGAAGAAGGATTAAAAAGAGGCCTTAAGTATGTCGAGTCAGGACCTTTGGTAAGGTCTTCCTATCATGCCGAACGTCATGTAAACGTATAACGCATCGATTTCCTTAATATTTAGACATAAAAAACTCTTCACTTTTCAGCGAAGAGTTTTTTTATGCTTTACTTTTTATCACTTCTTATTCGCCTCCAAGTGCTTCTGCACCGGCCACAATTTCAAGAATTTCATTAGTAATGGCAGCTTGACGAGTTCTATTGTACATCAAACGTAGATCCTTCAGCAATTCCCCTGCATTTTCAGTGGCTTTATCCATGGCCGTCATTCGTGCACCGTGCTCAGACGCGTTACTTTCCAATACAGCTTTATAAAACTGGATTTTCAGGGAAGTAGGCACCAATTCCTGCATGATGTACTCTCGGGAAGGCTCCATGATATAATCCACATTAGTAGCAGAAGAAGGTGCTTCGGTTTCTTCCTGCTCCATCGGCAAGAACTGCTCGTTCCTAACCACCTGGGTAGCGACGTTTTTGAATTCATTGTACACCAAAATGACTTTATCATAAGTGCCTTTTTCAAATTCGTCCATGGCATATTCTGCCACCTCTCTTACTTTGTCAAAAGAAAGATCGGTAAACACTTGATAGTAATCGTCTACCAATTTCACTTCCCTCTTTTTGAAAATATCGTATGCCTTTTTGCCCAAAGGAAGTACGGTGATGTCTTTTCCAGCATACTCCGTACTGATGGCCGCAGATGCTGCCTTGATGATATTGGTATTGAAGGCACCACAAAGTCCCTTATCTGAAGTAACGGGAACGATCAATACGCTATTGACCTCTCTCTTTTCAGCATATACCAAATCGCTGCCTCCTTCAATTCCTGCAGAAACGTTGTTAAGAATGGCAGTTAATTTCTGAGAATAAGGACGCATTTGGATGATCTTATCCTGAGCTCTCCTAAGTTTCGCAGCAGCCACCATTTTCATGGCCTTGGTAATTTGCTGTGTAGAAACTACGGAATTGATCCTTTCTTTTACTTCCTTTAAGTTAGCCATATTTTCAAATAGAGAATAAGGGCTCCGCCATTAGGAGGCGGAGCAATTAATTATTTTGCGTACTTAGGTGTAAGTTCTTTAGCTGCTTTTTCAAGTAATTTACCAGCTGTATCCAAATCTCCCTTGGCCAAGGCAGTGATGGCCTCTTGGTATTGGGAGGTAAGCAATGTATAGAATTCTTTCTCAAATTCCCTTGCTCTTTCTACGGGCACGCTGTCCATCAACCCTTTGGTAGAAGCATAGATAATCGCCGCTTGCAATTCTACCTTTACAGGAGAATATTGTGCTTGCTTAAGGATTTCTTGGTTTCTTCTACCCCTCTCGATGGTCCGCTTTGTCGTCGCATCAAGGTCAGAACCAAACTTGGCAAAAGCTTCTAGTTCACGGAACTGTGCTTGATCAAGCTTCAAGGTACCGGAAACCTTTTTCATGGATTTGATCTGGGCACTACCTCCTACCCTTGATACGGAAATACCCACGTTAATCGCCGGACGAATACCCGAGTTAAAGAGGTTGGTTTCCAAGAAAATCTGACCATCCGTAATGGAGATCACATTTGTAGGAATATAGGCAGATACGTCACCTGCTTGGGTTTCGATAATCGGAAGTGCTGTCAAGGATCCACCGCCTTTCACCAAGGGCTTAAGGGATTCAGGAAGATCATTCATTTCCTTGGCAATGGTGTCAGAAGAGTTGATCTTAGCGGCTCTTTCCAACAATCTTGAGTGAAGATAGAATACATCCCCTGGGTATGCCTCACGTCCTGGAGGTCTTCTCAACAATAGGGATACTTCACGGTAAGCTACGGCCTGCTTGGAAAGGTCATCATAAACCACCAAGGCAGGACGACCGGTGTCACGGAAAAACTCACCAATGGCAGCACCGGTAAATGGTGCAAAGAACTGCATTGGAGCAGGTTCTGAAGCGGCAGCAGACACCACCACGGTATACGGAAGAGCACCACCTTTTTCCAAAGCGGCTACCACACCTGCCACGGTAGAGGCCTTCTGGCCAATCGCTACGTAGATACAGAATACCGGCTCTCCCTTATCATAAAATTCTTTTTGGTTAAGAATGGTATCGATGGCCACGGCAGTTTTACCTGTCTGACGGTCACCAATGATCAATTCCCGCTGTCCTCTACCGATCGGAATCATCGCATCGATAGATTTGATACCTGTCTGAAGTGGCTCATTTACTGGCTGACGATAGATTACACCTGGTGCTTTACGCTCCAATGGCATATCGTAAAGGTCTCCTTCGATAGGGCCTTTTCCGTCAATTGGTTGACCAAGAGTATCTACTACCCGGCCCAACATACCTTCACCTGCTTTGATAGACGCAATTTGCTTGGTTCTTTTAACGGTGTCTCCTTCTTTTACTTCTTTGGAGTCACCGAAAAGTACCGCACCTACATTGTCTTCTTCTAGGTTAAGTACCATTGCTTTAAGTCCGTTTTCGAACTCTAGCAATTCACCAGATTGAGCTTGGGATAGTCCGTAGATACGGGCCACACCATCACCAACTTGTAGGACGGTGCCTACTTCTTCCAGTTCAGCTTCCGTCTTAGCGCCTGAGAGCTGCTCTCTCAAGATCGCCGAAACTTCATCAGGTCTTACTTCTGCCATTCTTGAATATAGTTATATAGTTTTTCCTGTATTTAATTAAATCTGTTTCTCGTAATGATTATCCGAGAACTGTAATCTCAATGCCTTCAACTTGCTGTTCATCGACTCGTCCAGCTGGCGGTCGTTCACTTTCAAGACGAATCCACCGATGATGTTTTGATCTACCTTTTCTACCAACTCCACCTTAGGTTTTCCAGAAACATCCTTTACGACATCTGCAAACACCTTTCTGAGGTCCTCAGTCATCGGGAACGTAGTGGTCACCTGGGCCACTTGGATGCCTTGGCGTTGGTTATAAAGCTCTAGAAATGCTTTAGCAATATCAGCAATGATATCTTCCCGATGCTTGCGTGAAATGATATCATAGAAAGACAAGGTCAGCTCCTGAGCTGTTCCGGAAAATATCTTTTTGATCACTTTGGCTTTCACATCAGGCTTTACAATAGGGCTTCTGAGCATCAAGGCAAAATCCCTATTGGAACCTGCTACCTCGAGCAACGACTGCATGTCCTGCTGTACTTCCTTCAGTATACCTCTTTCATCTGCCAATTCCATTAAAGACTTGGCATACCTCGAAGCGACTCTTTTAACTGACATTTGCTACGATTAATTTAACTTAAGATCCTTAACAAACTCCTCTACCAATTCTTTCTGCGCTTCGTCACCCTCTAGGTTCTTGCGCAACAATTTCTCTGTTACTTCCAGTGCAAGCATTCCCACTTGGTTTTTCACCTCTGACAATGCTGCCTTTTTCTCTGTTTCAATTACCGCTTTGGCATCTTCAATCATTTTGGCACCCGCTTTGGACGCTTCCGCTTTAGCCTCTTCGATCATCTTTGCTGATGTCTCATTGGCTGATTTCAGAATCTGATCACGCTCAAGTCGTGCCTCTTGAAGCAGCTTTTCATTTTCTGCCTTGAGGTTAGCCATTTCGTTTCTTGCATTCTCAGCAGCCTTTAGGGCACCTTCGATAGCGGTTTCACGCTCGTCAAGTGCAGAAAGAATGGGTTTCCAAGCAAATTTGCCCAGGATAATCAATAAAATCCCAAAACCGATAATTTGCCAAATGATTAGTCCAGAACCAGGAATTATAAGATCCATCTATATAATATTTTAAACTGTTTTGTTCAAATGATAAAGTAGGGACGAGCCTAGCGCCCGCCCCCATTCTTTGTACTTCTTAGAAAGTGATGTTCTCGTTAAGCGCAATAAGTAGACATACTACCACTGCAAACAGAGATACCACTTCAATAAGGGCAGCAATGATCAACATAGCAGTTTGGATTTTACCAGCTGCTTCAGGTTGTCTTGCGATACCTTCCATAGCCTGACCACCGATTCTACCGATACCAAGTCCTGCGCCTATCGCTACAATACCAGCACCGATACCTGCACCCAAAAGTGCTAGGCCAGCAGACAACAATAATGAAGTTAACATACGTGTTATAATTTATAAATTGAACAAAGAAATTCTAGTGATGATCGTGCTCTGCTACTGCCTGTCCAATGTACATCGCAGAGAACAACGTAAATACATACGCTTGAATGGCAGCCACCAACAATTCAATCAAGTTGATAAACACTACCATTACCGTACTGGCTACCCCTACAGCATACGATTCAAATACGAAAATCAAACCGATAAAGCTGAGGATTACAATGTGACCGGCCGTAATGGCGACAAATAGTCGCACCATCAAAGCAAATGGCTTAGTAAACAAACCGATAATTTCTACCGGCACAATAACAATAAGTAACGGAAGCGGCACACCTGGCGTAGCCACCACGTGCTTCCAGTAGTCTTTGTTTCCGTTAAGGTTGGTGGCAAACCATGTAAATACGGCCAGCGTCATCGTCACTGCAATATTACCGGTAAGGTTAGCAGCACCAGGAACCAGCCCCATCAGGTTACCTACCAAGATGAAGAAAAATATGGTCAATAAATAAGGTGTAAATTTTCTGTATTTCGGGCCAATGTTTGGCTTGGCCACCTCATCCCGCACAAACAACACCAGCGGCTCGATGATGGATGCGATACCTTTAGGCGCTCCATGGGGATTTCGTTTGTAGTTTTTGGCCGTAGAAAGTATTGCCCAAAAGATCACCAATAAAACAAGGATCAGCATCGCCACGTTCTTCGTGATGGAAAGATCCACAAATGACCTGGACTCATCTACTGCGTGAAGCTTATCGTGCTCGTTAATGTAATAACCGTTGTGCTCCACACCAAAAGCGTGCGTCTCGTGATCTTGAAAATCGCTGGACATATAAAACTCCAACCCTCTATCACCGGAATAGATAATTACCGGCAGCGGAAGGGTCACATGGGTATGCCCAAAAGTAGCGAAATGCCATTCATGCGAATCCTTTATGTGGTGCATGATGAATCCCGTCTTGTTTTCACTTTCACCTTCCGCATCAGATGAAGCAAAAGCTGTAGTCGAGAGCGTCAGTAAAAACACTGACATCAAGGTGCTTAAGCACAGAATCTTACGAAGCATCAACTCAATTATTATAGACCTACTTAGAATGAGGGCGCAAGTTAGCTATTAAGCTGTATATATCAAACAACAAGTACAACAAATAGATGATAAAAAAATCCGCAAAAAACAAAATCTTATTGTCTATTTGAGTGAATAAACAAATAGCAATAAAAATAAGGCTTGCCAAAAACCTTATGATTGTTGCGCCCATAAGTATTGCAACGGAATTTTCTTTCGATTGTTTTAATAAAAATTGAATAAGCTGTCCGCTTACCAACATTACACCAAAGTAAAAAATGATGATCTGCCATATCCTGGAATGAACCCAATCAGGCTTGAGGAATTGTACCATTAACGTCAACAATACCACAAAAACCGTAAGCAAAAGCAATGACCCAATATGTGATTTGATAAATTTCATGAAGTCTCTGATGAAAATGAGCTGCAAAATTACGTATAAATTCTCATTTAATCAGCACAAACATCTTTGTCCAAAGGATCACTACGCCCTGTTATGTTACTTTCGAAGGCAAGTTTTGGGAAAAACTACTTCTTCATCGACACAAACAAGCTATAAAAGGCAATACCGATGGACACAAAGCAACATAAAAGCAGCCATACCGGGAATTTCATCTGGCTGCTTTCCTGGATGATCCACCCCAGCCAAGTTCCCAGCCCGATAATGGCACACATCTGAAAAGCCAGGCCTATGTATTTTACATATTCAGGATATTCACCCTGCGGCGACTTCTTTTTCGGATTTGGATTTTTCATTTTTTAGAGAGACCGTATTCGATTCACTTTTAGTCTGCTTTGCCGCATGATCGGTCATGCTGCATGCTCCATTGAAAACAGCACCATTTTCGATCACCAGCTTTTTGGTGAAAATATTGCCGTTAATGACAGCGGTCTTTTTGAGAAAAAGAATATCTGAACACCTCACCTCTCCTTCTACATTACCAGCGATCTCGGCTTCTTTGGTGTCAATATTGCCGATCAACTTTGCTGACTCACCGATAACGATTTTCGTCTTGGAACTTAAGGTTCCGTCTACTTTGCCTTCTATCCGGATATTTCCCTGCGTGATGATATCACCCTTGATAGAAGTTTCTTTTGCAATGACATTACTGGAGTTTACCATCTCCGCTACTGATTTTTTTTCTTCTCCCTTGTTAAACATAATTCCTAATCGAAGGTTATAAATTCTTGTGGGTCCAGAGGATTCCCTTTATACCATAATTCGAGGTGAAGATGCTGACCAGTGGTTTGTTCACCAGTATTCCCTACCACCGATATGACTTCGCCACCAGTCACCGGTTCTCCAACGGATTTCAATAATACAGAATTATGCTTGTAAATAGAAATCAGCTCGTTGGAGTGCTGCACTGCTATGACATACCCTGTCTCCAAGGTCCAACTGGCCAAGATCACTGATCCATCGGCGACAGATTTCACCGGTTCGTTTTCAGCTGACACCAAATCCACCCCCAAATGGTCCTTGGACAAATCAAACCTTGCCGATACCACACCTTTTATGGGCGAGAAGAAAAAGGTCTCCGTAAACGAACTGCTGTTAAGCTGCTGAAAACTGCCTTCATCTGGTGGCATCGCCTCAAATTCATCGATGATCTCTTGCGTAGCGGCGCCCTTTTTGTATAAGTCTTCACTCGTCGGAATGCGTACTGGATCATCACCTCCTGCCACAGGATTGACTTGCTTGGAAGAATCTGTTGCAGCCTCTCCCGAAATTATCTGCTGAATATTATGCAAGTAACGATCTTTTGCTTCTACTTCCACCAACAAACTGTCCACGGTCTGGGACAGGGAATATATTTTCTTCATGTTTTCGGATTCCTGATAAGCAGGGTCAAACCAACTGGCCAGCAGCGTCCGAGATAATATGAGTGAAATCATGAAAAAAACCAACAAAGTAAACACTAAAATAAGGCCCACTTTGATTTTGTTAATACTTAAGGAAGTGATGACAGAGAAATCTTCCTCTCTCCTAATGACGAAAAGGTATTTATTTTCTATCCAGTTTTTTATCCGTTGTTGTAATCCCAAAATATGTCAAGTTTACCTGATCGCCCAATATTACAAAATTACAAGATTAAACGTAAGCGTTTACATTATTGATTCAAAAACACTAATTTGGGAACTCGAAAACGATTTAAGCAGTGTGATGTGAGAAAGACCTCAAATTTTCTGATTTTTCTATTCTTCCTTTTGCTGGGGTGTTCTTCGGAAAGAAACACTTTTACCAATCGGCTTTACCATAATGTCACCGCCCGGTTCAACGCCTATTTCCTGGCAAAAGAGAAAATAGGGGAGGCGGAAGCAAGCTTTAAGGACGCCTATCAAGAGGATTATACCCAAGTGTTACCGGTGTACTTCCCCATCGATAGTGCCGCCGTGGATGCCAATGCAGAAAAACTGAACGAGGCCAGGGAGCTGGCCGGAAAGGCCATTGACTGGCACCGCATCAGCCAATGGGTAGATGACAGCTACTTCCTCTTGGGGCTGATCGACTACTATGAGGCCAACACCGATGACGCCATTAACACCTACAAATACCTCAATGTAAACAGCAAAGACGATGAAGTCCGCCATCAAGCCTTGATCCAATTGCTGAGGATCTTTGTAGAGCAGCGAAAGTTTGACGATGCATCCTATGTCATTGATTTTCTCTCCAAGGAAACGGATATTTCAAAGGAAAACAAACAAACACTTTACAAAACGCTCGCATACTATTATGAGGCACGACATGAAAAAGATGGGGTGATTGCTGCCTTGGAAAAGTGCATTGAACTGACCACTGACAACCACGAAAAATCCCGGCTCAATTTTATACTGGGACAGCTCTACCAGCGGGCAGGCTTCGATGCACTGGCCTATGATTTTTATAACGATGCTTCAGAAGGCAACCCTCCTTATGAACTCGCCTTTTTCAGCCAGTTATACGCCCAGCAGGTGGCAGAACTCGAAAAAAGCAAAGACCTTAAAAAGGTGCGGGACTACTACGACGACCTGTATAAGGACCGTAAAAACACAGACCTGAGGGACGTTGTCCTTTATGAAAGAGCTCTTTTTGAACTCAAACAACACGAGACGGAAGATGCGATCGACCTCCTTCATCGGGCAGCCCAAGAGCCTGGGAAACTCGAAAAACAAAAAGGCTATATTTACCAAAAACTGGCAGAAATATTCTTTGATGAAAGGGA comes from Echinicola vietnamensis DSM 17526 and encodes:
- the lipA gene encoding lipoyl synthase, with amino-acid sequence MIELPVISEESKKRKKPDWLRVKLPVGKEYAKVRKLVDEHKLHTICESGNCPNMGECWGAGTATFMILGNVCTRSCSFCAVATGRPPEYDTDEPRRVAEAIKLMGVKHAVLTSVNRDELKDRGAEIWYQTVIETKKLSPETTIETLIPDVKSNWDALYRMIDGGQEVVSHNMETVESLYRRVRPQAKYWRSLEQIKLTKEYGKRTKTGIMLGLGETKEQVYKAMDDLVEHGCDILTLGQYLQPTKMHIEVAEFIHPDLFDHYREEGLKRGLKYVESGPLVRSSYHAERHVNV
- the atpG gene encoding ATP synthase F1 subunit gamma; this encodes MANLKEVKERINSVVSTQQITKAMKMVAAAKLRRAQDKIIQMRPYSQKLTAILNNVSAGIEGGSDLVYAEKREVNSVLIVPVTSDKGLCGAFNTNIIKAASAAISTEYAGKDITVLPLGKKAYDIFKKREVKLVDDYYQVFTDLSFDKVREVAEYAMDEFEKGTYDKVILVYNEFKNVATQVVRNEQFLPMEQEETEAPSSATNVDYIMEPSREYIMQELVPTSLKIQFYKAVLESNASEHGARMTAMDKATENAGELLKDLRLMYNRTRQAAITNEILEIVAGAEALGGE
- the atpA gene encoding F0F1 ATP synthase subunit alpha, whose protein sequence is MAEVRPDEVSAILREQLSGAKTEAELEEVGTVLQVGDGVARIYGLSQAQSGELLEFENGLKAMVLNLEEDNVGAVLFGDSKEVKEGDTVKRTKQIASIKAGEGMLGRVVDTLGQPIDGKGPIEGDLYDMPLERKAPGVIYRQPVNEPLQTGIKSIDAMIPIGRGQRELIIGDRQTGKTAVAIDTILNQKEFYDKGEPVFCIYVAIGQKASTVAGVVAALEKGGALPYTVVVSAAASEPAPMQFFAPFTGAAIGEFFRDTGRPALVVYDDLSKQAVAYREVSLLLRRPPGREAYPGDVFYLHSRLLERAAKINSSDTIAKEMNDLPESLKPLVKGGGSLTALPIIETQAGDVSAYIPTNVISITDGQIFLETNLFNSGIRPAINVGISVSRVGGSAQIKSMKKVSGTLKLDQAQFRELEAFAKFGSDLDATTKRTIERGRRNQEILKQAQYSPVKVELQAAIIYASTKGLMDSVPVERAREFEKEFYTLLTSQYQEAITALAKGDLDTAGKLLEKAAKELTPKYAK
- the atpH gene encoding ATP synthase F1 subunit delta — protein: MSVKRVASRYAKSLMELADERGILKEVQQDMQSLLEVAGSNRDFALMLRSPIVKPDVKAKVIKKIFSGTAQELTLSFYDIISRKHREDIIADIAKAFLELYNQRQGIQVAQVTTTFPMTEDLRKVFADVVKDVSGKPKVELVEKVDQNIIGGFVLKVNDRQLDESMNSKLKALRLQFSDNHYEKQI
- a CDS encoding F0F1 ATP synthase subunit B; the protein is MDLIIPGSGLIIWQIIGFGILLIILGKFAWKPILSALDERETAIEGALKAAENARNEMANLKAENEKLLQEARLERDQILKSANETSAKMIEEAKAEASKAGAKMIEDAKAVIETEKKAALSEVKNQVGMLALEVTEKLLRKNLEGDEAQKELVEEFVKDLKLN
- the atpE gene encoding ATP synthase F0 subunit C; protein product: MLTSLLLSAGLALLGAGIGAGIVAIGAGLGIGRIGGQAMEGIARQPEAAGKIQTAMLIIAALIEVVSLFAVVVCLLIALNENITF
- the atpB gene encoding F0F1 ATP synthase subunit A; the protein is MLRKILCLSTLMSVFLLTLSTTAFASSDAEGESENKTGFIMHHIKDSHEWHFATFGHTHVTLPLPVIIYSGDRGLEFYMSSDFQDHETHAFGVEHNGYYINEHDKLHAVDESRSFVDLSITKNVAMLILVLLVIFWAILSTAKNYKRNPHGAPKGIASIIEPLVLFVRDEVAKPNIGPKYRKFTPYLLTIFFFILVGNLMGLVPGAANLTGNIAVTMTLAVFTWFATNLNGNKDYWKHVVATPGVPLPLLIVIVPVEIIGLFTKPFALMVRLFVAITAGHIVILSFIGLIFVFESYAVGVASTVMVVFINLIELLVAAIQAYVFTLFSAMYIGQAVAEHDHH
- a CDS encoding AtpZ/AtpI family protein translates to MKNPNPKKKSPQGEYPEYVKYIGLAFQMCAIIGLGTWLGWIIQESSQMKFPVWLLLCCFVSIGIAFYSLFVSMKK
- a CDS encoding bactofilin family protein, yielding MFNKGEEKKSVAEMVNSSNVIAKETSIKGDIITQGNIRIEGKVDGTLSSKTKIVIGESAKLIGNIDTKEAEIAGNVEGEVRCSDILFLKKTAVINGNIFTKKLVIENGAVFNGACSMTDHAAKQTKSESNTVSLKNEKSKSEKEVAAG
- a CDS encoding M23 family metallopeptidase; translated protein: MGLQQRIKNWIENKYLFVIRREEDFSVITSLSINKIKVGLILVFTLLVFFMISLILSRTLLASWFDPAYQESENMKKIYSLSQTVDSLLVEVEAKDRYLHNIQQIISGEAATDSSKQVNPVAGGDDPVRIPTSEDLYKKGAATQEIIDEFEAMPPDEGSFQQLNSSSFTETFFFSPIKGVVSARFDLSKDHLGVDLVSAENEPVKSVADGSVILASWTLETGYVIAVQHSNELISIYKHNSVLLKSVGEPVTGGEVISVVGNTGEQTTGQHLHLELWYKGNPLDPQEFITFD